A single window of Sphingobacteriales bacterium DNA harbors:
- a CDS encoding tyrosine-type recombinase/integrase has translation MNNELYTFSFGIHNNKNVIWIAFPYNLQLIKDLKTRFPSVKWSQSNKKWHLPDLPSIRSALQLAPKNSIAAYKAIIHFVNHQALDNYLVQLQLKAYSQSTIKNYIHAFAHLLALLKHHSIDELTPDRLKDYFIYCVVEESQKEQNVNIKINAIKFYFEQVLHRPRMFFDIPRPKKPQTLPKKLSTKEIEKLFKVTTNTKHLLILQLCYGMGLRVSEVIALKIENISTKSMQVHIQGAKGKKDRYVNLPHSILPLLKQYYFSYQPKIWLFEGQYGEQYSIRSVQSIFKNAMKKANINKTIGIHGLRHSYATHLLEGGTDIAFIQQLLGHNSIKTTQIYTHISKSTLQNVASPLDKLVKHK, from the coding sequence ATGAATAATGAATTATACACTTTCTCTTTTGGTATTCATAATAATAAAAATGTAATTTGGATTGCATTTCCTTATAACCTACAACTTATTAAAGATTTAAAAACAAGATTTCCGTCTGTTAAGTGGAGCCAATCAAATAAAAAATGGCATTTACCAGATTTGCCTTCTATTAGAAGTGCATTGCAATTAGCTCCTAAAAATAGTATTGCAGCTTATAAAGCTATCATTCATTTTGTCAATCATCAGGCATTAGATAATTATTTAGTACAACTACAACTTAAAGCTTATAGCCAAAGTACTATTAAAAATTACATACATGCTTTTGCTCATTTACTTGCTTTATTAAAACATCATTCTATAGATGAGCTTACGCCTGACAGATTGAAAGATTATTTTATTTATTGTGTTGTTGAGGAAAGTCAGAAAGAGCAAAATGTAAACATTAAAATTAATGCTATTAAATTTTATTTTGAGCAAGTATTGCACAGACCTCGTATGTTTTTTGATATACCCAGACCCAAAAAGCCACAAACACTACCTAAAAAATTATCTACTAAAGAAATTGAAAAACTGTTTAAAGTTACTACTAATACAAAGCATTTGCTTATTTTACAGTTATGCTATGGCATGGGCTTAAGAGTGAGTGAAGTGATAGCATTAAAAATTGAAAATATAAGTACTAAATCTATGCAAGTACATATACAAGGTGCTAAAGGTAAGAAAGACAGATATGTAAATCTGCCACATAGCATTTTACCATTGTTAAAGCAATATTATTTTTCATACCAACCGAAAATATGGTTGTTTGAAGGGCAGTATGGCGAACAATATAGTATTAGAAGTGTACAGTCTATTTTTAAAAATGCTATGAAAAAAGCTAATATCAATAAAACAATAGGTATTCATGGTTTGAGGCATAGCTACGCTACTCATTTGTTGGAAGGTGGTACAGATATTGCTTTTATACAACAATTATTAGGACATAATAGTATAAAAACCACTCAAATTTATACGCATATCTCAAAGTCTACCTTGCAAAATGTAGCATCTCCGTTAGATAAATTGGTTAAGCATAAATGA
- a CDS encoding DNA polymerase III: MEFITIDFETATAQRDSPCEIGLTFVQGGQIVDTKSWLIKPMYNEFDYFNILIHGIRPEHVADKPEFNELWAEIKPLVENKFLIAHNAGFDISVLRKTLEAYQLPFPTLNYSCSYIFSKKVWQGLPAYDLKTLCKVNNIALKHHRAGADSKATAELTLKAFEIAGISSIDDFPEKLKTTIGQLYDGGYRPSETKRIYKAKDLTKIVGDPTKHNADSIFYGRTVVFTGALSSMVRAEAQQTIADIGGIIGNSVTKDTDFLIVGQQDYRVVGDDGMSSKQEKAIKQIEKGSTLEILSEDDFLKNL; the protein is encoded by the coding sequence ATGGAATTTATAACAATTGACTTTGAAACTGCAACAGCACAACGAGACAGTCCTTGTGAAATTGGCTTGACATTCGTTCAAGGCGGACAAATCGTTGATACAAAATCCTGGTTGATAAAGCCAATGTATAACGAGTTTGACTATTTCAACATTTTAATTCACGGAATAAGACCAGAACACGTTGCTGACAAACCAGAGTTTAACGAACTATGGGCAGAGATAAAACCGCTTGTTGAAAACAAATTTTTAATCGCACATAATGCAGGTTTTGATATTAGTGTTTTACGCAAGACACTTGAAGCGTATCAATTACCATTTCCGACACTAAATTATTCTTGCAGTTACATCTTTTCAAAGAAAGTTTGGCAAGGACTTCCAGCATACGACTTAAAGACACTCTGTAAAGTAAATAATATTGCCCTTAAACATCACAGAGCAGGTGCAGACAGCAAAGCAACGGCTGAACTTACTTTAAAGGCTTTTGAAATAGCGGGCATTTCATCGATTGACGACTTTCCCGAAAAACTTAAAACAACTATTGGACAACTTTATGACGGTGGTTATAGACCTTCTGAAACCAAAAGAATTTACAAAGCCAAAGACTTGACAAAAATTGTTGGCGACCCAACAAAGCATAATGCTGACAGTATATTTTACGGCAGAACAGTTGTGTTTACAGGAGCATTATCATCAATGGTTCGTGCAGAAGCACAACAAACAATTGCAGACATTGGTGGAATAATCGGAAATAGCGTAACAAAGGACACAGACTTTTTAATTGTTGGACAACAAGATTACCGAGTTGTTGGAGATGACGGAATGAGTAGTAAACAAGAAAAAGCAATTAAGCAAATTGAGAAAGGTTCAACACTTGAAATCCTGTCAGAAGATGACTTTTTAAAGAACTTGTAA
- a CDS encoding type II toxin-antitoxin system ParD family antitoxin, with amino-acid sequence MAKNTSILLGDYFDNFINQQIKSGKFSSASEVVRTALRMFEFEEPKKSELINELKKGEKSEFVKDFNRENFRKELHQKHIAEQ; translated from the coding sequence ATGGCTAAAAATACATCGATTTTATTGGGAGATTATTTTGACAATTTCATTAATCAACAAATTAAAAGCGGAAAATTTTCTTCGGCAAGTGAGGTTGTGCGAACAGCTCTAAGAATGTTTGAATTTGAAGAACCTAAAAAATCTGAATTAATAAACGAACTGAAAAAAGGAGAAAAATCAGAATTTGTAAAAGATTTTAATCGTGAAAATTTTAGAAAAGAGCTTCATCAAAAACATATCGCTGAACAATGA
- a CDS encoding type II toxin-antitoxin system RelE/ParE family toxin, translating into MNYKISIEAKNDIEKIWLYTFENWSLEQAERYFDLIMDEIEYIAENPNSGKDFNDIRKGYLRTRIKSHFIFYKINQKQNEVEIIRILHQRMDIENKLNE; encoded by the coding sequence ATGAATTATAAAATAAGTATTGAAGCGAAAAATGACATTGAAAAGATTTGGCTTTACACTTTCGAGAATTGGTCGCTTGAACAAGCAGAGCGATATTTTGATTTGATAATGGATGAAATTGAATACATTGCGGAAAATCCAAATTCTGGAAAAGATTTTAACGATATAAGAAAAGGATATTTAAGAACTCGAATAAAATCACATTTCATTTTTTACAAAATAAATCAAAAACAAAACGAAGTGGAAATTATCAGAATTCTGCATCAAAGAATGGATATTGAAAACAAACTAAACGAATAA
- a CDS encoding DUF2200 domain-containing protein: protein MKVTTAHNEKIAKLTFASVYPHYIAKVERKGRTKDELHHVIQWLTGFDDKALQQLIENKATFEVFFKQAKLHPNANLITGVICGYRIEEIDNELTKQVRYLDKLVDELAKGKAIEKILRTK, encoded by the coding sequence ATGAAAGTAACAACAGCACATAATGAAAAAATTGCAAAGCTAACTTTTGCATCTGTATATCCACATTATATTGCAAAAGTTGAACGCAAAGGAAGAACAAAAGATGAGTTGCACCATGTAATACAATGGCTAACTGGCTTTGATGACAAAGCCTTGCAACAACTAATAGAAAATAAAGCAACTTTTGAAGTATTTTTTAAGCAAGCAAAATTACACCCAAATGCAAATTTGATAACTGGTGTTATTTGTGGCTATAGAATAGAAGAAATAGATAATGAACTAACTAAACAAGTAAGATACTTAGACAAGCTAGTAGATGAATTAGCTAAAGGCAAAGCCATAGAAAAGATTTTACGAACAAAATAA
- a CDS encoding DUF1801 domain-containing protein: MEIKYNTVDEYINAFPINIQEILKEIRKTIINNAPTAIEEIAYGMPAYKLNKKVLVYFARFSKHIGFYATPTGHIAFEEKLSQYKCGKGSVQFPYNKAIPYELIAEIVKFRVQENLQASQK; encoded by the coding sequence ATGGAAATAAAATACAATACTGTTGATGAATACATAAATGCATTTCCCATTAATATTCAAGAAATATTAAAAGAAATTAGAAAAACAATAATTAATAACGCACCAACAGCTATAGAAGAAATAGCTTATGGTATGCCTGCTTACAAACTAAACAAAAAAGTATTGGTCTATTTTGCAAGATTTTCAAAACACATTGGCTTTTATGCTACACCAACAGGACATATAGCATTTGAAGAAAAACTTTCGCAATACAAATGCGGAAAAGGCTCTGTACAATTTCCATACAACAAAGCAATTCCGTACGAACTTATTGCAGAAATCGTAAAATTTAGAGTACAAGAAAACCTACAAGCATCTCAAAAATGA
- a CDS encoding T9SS type A sorting domain-containing protein, whose amino-acid sequence MRKIYIVLLFFFVCSGIFAQNITEYTLPPAPLFRCGDAPAKLNQIVYGATPPNSADKPVVVFIHGWFDNGYSWFYAKNEWYQKLYNQNIRTAYLFQSHSGSFQENGKVVANMIRKICAKYNTNKVVAVCHSKGGFDIEWAMYNYGIHDSVSNVITLNTPYYGAPIVDLIANPFVRLITEALPIVGPIFQGAGTYQMTPAYMKGVVRPMMDNHPKNEPEKFRCYGTWGYQHATQLPNPISDDLLKVVLYDYKPLCFDIPGMSQIASGLMSFAMGSAALITIIMPVQDAYQNPTKNTSINDGLAPYYSSFRPGSIEISERPNAESTNLNHIDVLMTKYTWNVVNNELQDIISGGQSSRKSKDIFSEGSRESTNVQSAMQWIDADNFDFNITENKQVGIMLLGNYKNVALSIFDENNKKVYTENINHETKTFWELFKVIDVKSLKSGKYTVKTNEKIKAIVIDESDAKLELKIEHNKIYLKTIAWNTNAASIDLQVNLNRNIDENGQLIWDRIIPIKMKYSVEDDLFVSDELSGLETGSYNVSAYAKNTSTQRFLSTSYYVNKENKQLHNKIKIYPNIAKDNCTIAWENAQAINSVEIYDIQGKLMQQIKVDNESNSLDINLKQLNINQGMYIVKVGNVSAKLMVAP is encoded by the coding sequence ATGAGAAAAATCTACATAGTATTATTATTCTTTTTTGTCTGTTCAGGTATTTTTGCACAAAATATTACAGAATACACTTTGCCACCAGCACCATTATTTAGATGTGGCGATGCACCAGCAAAACTTAATCAAATTGTATATGGTGCAACACCACCTAATAGTGCAGACAAACCAGTAGTTGTATTCATACATGGCTGGTTTGATAATGGATATAGTTGGTTCTATGCAAAAAATGAATGGTATCAAAAATTGTATAATCAAAATATTAGAACAGCATATTTATTTCAATCGCATTCTGGTTCTTTTCAAGAAAATGGAAAGGTAGTAGCCAATATGATAAGAAAAATATGTGCTAAATATAACACCAACAAAGTAGTTGCAGTTTGCCATAGCAAAGGTGGTTTTGATATAGAATGGGCAATGTATAATTATGGTATTCATGATTCAGTATCAAATGTTATTACATTAAATACACCATATTACGGTGCTCCAATAGTAGATTTAATTGCCAATCCATTTGTTAGGTTAATTACAGAAGCATTACCAATAGTTGGCCCAATTTTTCAAGGTGCAGGCACTTATCAAATGACGCCAGCGTATATGAAAGGTGTTGTAAGACCAATGATGGACAATCATCCAAAAAATGAACCAGAAAAATTTAGATGTTATGGAACTTGGGGCTATCAGCATGCTACTCAATTGCCAAATCCAATTTCAGACGATTTATTGAAAGTTGTATTGTATGATTATAAACCATTGTGTTTTGATATTCCAGGAATGAGCCAAATTGCAAGTGGATTAATGAGTTTTGCAATGGGTTCGGCTGCATTGATAACAATTATAATGCCAGTACAAGATGCGTATCAAAATCCAACAAAAAATACATCAATAAATGATGGATTAGCACCATACTATTCAAGTTTTAGACCAGGCTCTATTGAAATTTCTGAAAGACCAAATGCAGAAAGTACAAATTTGAACCACATAGATGTATTAATGACTAAATACACTTGGAATGTAGTAAATAATGAATTGCAAGATATTATTTCTGGTGGACAAAGTAGTAGAAAATCAAAAGATATCTTTTCAGAAGGAAGTAGAGAATCAACAAATGTACAATCTGCCATGCAATGGATTGATGCAGATAATTTTGATTTTAATATAACAGAAAATAAACAAGTTGGAATAATGTTGTTAGGTAACTACAAAAATGTTGCATTATCAATATTTGATGAGAATAATAAAAAAGTCTATACAGAAAATATTAATCACGAAACAAAGACATTCTGGGAGTTGTTTAAGGTTATTGATGTAAAAAGTTTGAAATCAGGAAAGTATACTGTAAAAACGAATGAAAAGATAAAGGCAATTGTAATTGATGAAAGTGATGCAAAATTAGAATTGAAAATTGAGCATAATAAAATTTATTTGAAAACAATTGCTTGGAATACAAATGCAGCATCAATTGATTTGCAAGTAAATCTGAATAGAAATATTGATGAAAATGGACAATTAATTTGGGATAGAATTATTCCGATTAAAATGAAATATAGTGTTGAAGATGATTTGTTTGTGTCTGATGAATTAAGTGGATTGGAGACAGGAAGCTATAATGTAAGTGCGTATGCAAAAAATACATCAACTCAAAGATTTTTGAGCACTAGTTATTATGTCAATAAAGAAAATAAACAACTACATAACAAAATTAAAATCTATCCAAATATTGCAAAAGACAATTGTACAATAGCATGGGAAAATGCTCAAGCTATCAATTCAGTTGAAATTTACGATATTCAAGGAAAATTGATGCAACAAATAAAAGTAGATAATGAATCAAATTCATTAGATATAAATCTAAAGCAGTTGAACATCAACCAAGGAATGTACATTGTAAAAGTAGGTAATGTAAGTGCTAAATTGATGGTTGCACCATAG
- a CDS encoding DPP IV N-terminal domain-containing protein has translation MTKILKGCILYFIIELISFQNIYAQLTLENIFIKHEYSPDALDDVAFYSKTEQYAMLEDYSKYQKIVTYNHNAQKLSEINLKKEFIKNDIDSSKRIGQFSISNTDKYFLLASDFDYHYRYSFSANYYVLNNQSITKIDDEKIEHPSFSNDDSKIAYIKDNNLFYFNLKSNTSTQITNDGEQNKIINGKSDWAYEEELMLTQAYIWNSDASKIAYLKFNESNVKEYNIPLYYGLTYPKIFTYKYPKVGEECSKVTLHYYDLKKKKNYAVAIPSGYEYLPRIYFSNDGAKLYYMLMNRWQNELGIYAYDIKSKQHKLVYAENNNTYVEIPTFILNDDNSFYITSEKEDYNQIYHYDANGKMIKKITNGNYNVMDILCVDNQNNRIYFSSNIFDYAETQVYAVDVKNLNIYKVTQEHGTHQVFFAPQMTYYIHQFSSDTIPTQTKILYNNNSSATVLIDNQRLKSKIDTLPKKIFSSIKINNEKFGSYMIVPNDFDSTKKYPMLMWVYGGPGIREVENKFGGSIEMWHKYLAQLGYIVVCVDNRGSSGQSASFKKSTYLQLGNYEVEDQTAAAKYYATLGFIDSNRIGMMGWSYGGYMSIMCLAKGNDVFKTAISIAPVTNWLWYNKIYTERYMKSVSENKNGYLNSNTLLHANKIKGNLLLIHGTADDNTQLQHTYELMAKLDAIDISYKNYIYIDKNHGINGGNTRYNLFKKVTNYILENL, from the coding sequence ATGACAAAGATACTCAAAGGTTGCATATTGTATTTTATAATAGAGTTAATATCTTTCCAGAATATTTATGCACAACTTACACTAGAAAATATTTTTATAAAGCATGAATACTCACCAGACGCACTAGATGATGTGGCATTCTATTCCAAAACTGAGCAATATGCCATGCTTGAAGATTACTCAAAATATCAGAAAATTGTAACCTATAACCACAATGCACAAAAACTTTCTGAAATTAACTTAAAGAAGGAATTTATAAAAAATGATATTGATTCATCAAAAAGAATAGGTCAATTTAGTATCTCAAATACAGATAAGTATTTCTTATTAGCTTCAGATTTTGATTATCATTATAGATATTCTTTCTCAGCAAACTATTATGTTTTAAATAATCAATCAATTACAAAAATAGATGATGAAAAAATTGAACATCCAAGTTTTTCTAATGATGATAGTAAAATTGCATACATAAAAGACAATAATTTATTTTATTTTAATTTGAAAAGTAATACATCAACGCAAATTACCAATGATGGAGAGCAAAATAAAATTATCAATGGTAAGTCAGATTGGGCATATGAAGAAGAGTTGATGCTCACACAAGCATATATTTGGAATAGTGATGCATCTAAAATTGCGTATTTAAAATTTAATGAATCGAATGTAAAAGAATACAATATTCCATTGTATTATGGACTAACTTATCCAAAGATATTTACATACAAATATCCAAAAGTAGGCGAGGAGTGTAGCAAGGTAACATTGCATTATTATGATTTGAAAAAGAAAAAAAACTATGCTGTTGCAATTCCATCAGGCTATGAGTATTTGCCAAGAATTTATTTTAGTAATGATGGTGCTAAGCTATACTATATGTTGATGAATAGATGGCAAAATGAATTGGGTATATATGCTTACGATATAAAATCTAAACAACATAAGTTAGTCTATGCTGAAAATAACAATACATATGTTGAGATACCAACTTTTATTTTAAATGATGATAATTCATTCTACATTACATCAGAGAAAGAAGATTATAACCAAATATACCATTATGATGCAAATGGCAAAATGATTAAAAAAATTACCAATGGAAATTATAATGTAATGGATATTTTATGTGTAGATAATCAAAATAATAGAATTTATTTTTCATCAAATATCTTTGATTATGCAGAAACACAAGTGTATGCTGTAGATGTAAAAAATCTCAATATTTATAAAGTCACACAAGAACATGGCACGCACCAAGTATTTTTTGCACCACAAATGACTTATTATATACATCAATTTAGCTCAGACACAATTCCTACGCAAACTAAAATATTGTATAATAATAACTCATCAGCAACAGTATTGATAGACAATCAAAGGTTAAAATCTAAAATAGATACATTACCTAAAAAGATATTTTCATCTATAAAAATAAATAACGAAAAATTTGGTTCATATATGATAGTTCCGAACGATTTTGATAGCACAAAGAAATATCCAATGCTCATGTGGGTTTATGGTGGACCAGGCATCAGAGAAGTAGAAAATAAATTTGGTGGCTCAATAGAAATGTGGCATAAATACTTAGCACAACTAGGATATATTGTAGTATGTGTAGATAATAGAGGAAGTAGTGGTCAATCGGCATCATTCAAAAAAAGTACATATCTACAATTAGGAAATTACGAAGTAGAAGATCAAACTGCAGCAGCGAAGTATTATGCAACATTAGGGTTTATAGATAGCAACAGAATTGGAATGATGGGTTGGAGCTATGGTGGATACATGAGTATAATGTGTTTAGCAAAAGGCAACGATGTTTTTAAAACAGCAATAAGTATTGCACCAGTTACAAATTGGCTGTGGTACAATAAAATCTACACAGAAAGATATATGAAATCAGTTTCTGAAAATAAAAATGGATATCTAAATAGCAATACACTATTACATGCTAATAAAATAAAAGGAAACTTATTACTCATTCATGGTACTGCAGATGATAATACTCAACTACAACATACGTATGAGCTGATGGCAAAACTAGATGCAATAGATATATCATATAAAAACTATATATATATTGATAAAAATCATGGAATTAATGGTGGAAATACGAGATATAACTTATTTAAAAAAGTAACAAATTATATCTTAGAAAATTTATAA
- a CDS encoding DUF3078 domain-containing protein yields the protein MKQIYVLILFVMFAFGANAQIEKQIEGKTITADDKKKLEDTTQGWKFGGMGGVNFNQAAFVNWAAGGVNAISLIANARFYADYKKGKHLVQNWFAAEYGLQFSKQTFPKVNKNADRWEVFSKYGYKIQDKLYVGAYANLRSQFSNTYKYNDDSSRYLVSTFASPLIFEGAIGLDYIPNKYLSFFFSPLATKVTYVRNDSLANAEVYGNKSPKHTKAEFGATLIAQYKQDFWKQNITVSSIFRAYKNYLRADIDPIDISIRETKSSYRKNIDIDWQTTLGFKVNKFITASVFTHLIWDHDVRINRKDKETGKSIDNTEKPRLQFRDVIGIGLVYQTNYYKAKDVKAIKL from the coding sequence ATGAAACAAATTTATGTATTGATTCTATTTGTAATGTTTGCATTTGGCGCAAATGCACAAATTGAAAAACAAATTGAAGGTAAAACTATTACTGCTGATGACAAGAAAAAACTAGAAGACACAACACAAGGTTGGAAATTTGGCGGAATGGGTGGTGTAAATTTCAACCAAGCAGCATTTGTCAATTGGGCAGCTGGTGGAGTAAATGCCATTTCCTTAATTGCTAATGCAAGATTTTATGCAGATTACAAAAAAGGTAAACATTTAGTTCAAAATTGGTTTGCTGCTGAGTATGGTTTGCAGTTTTCTAAACAAACTTTCCCAAAAGTGAATAAAAATGCTGATAGATGGGAAGTATTTAGTAAATATGGCTATAAAATTCAAGATAAATTATACGTAGGTGCTTATGCTAACTTACGTTCGCAATTTTCTAATACATATAAATATAATGATGATAGCTCTAGATATCTTGTATCTACATTTGCTTCTCCATTAATTTTTGAAGGTGCAATAGGTTTAGATTATATTCCAAATAAATATTTATCATTCTTCTTTTCACCATTAGCTACAAAAGTTACATATGTTAGAAATGATTCATTAGCTAACGCTGAAGTATATGGAAATAAAAGTCCAAAACATACTAAAGCAGAATTTGGCGCCACATTAATAGCTCAATACAAACAAGATTTTTGGAAACAAAATATTACAGTTAGTTCTATTTTTAGAGCATATAAAAATTATTTAAGAGCAGATATCGATCCAATAGATATCTCTATTAGAGAAACAAAATCAAGCTATAGAAAAAATATTGATATAGATTGGCAAACTACTTTAGGATTTAAAGTAAATAAATTTATAACGGCATCTGTTTTTACACATCTAATTTGGGATCATGATGTGAGAATAAATAGAAAAGATAAAGAAACAGGCAAAAGTATTGACAATACTGAAAAACCACGCCTACAGTTTAGAGATGTTATTGGAATTGGTTTAGTATATCAAACAAATTATTACAAAGCAAAAGATGTAAAAGCTATTAAATTATAA
- a CDS encoding pyridoxine 5'-phosphate synthase, with the protein MVNLSVNINKIALIRNSRGSNYPNLIEVAKDCERFGANGITVHPRPDERHVKFDDLLPLKNIVTTELNVEGYPSQYFIDKILAIKPHQCTLVPDADNQLTSDHGWDTIKNFDFLKDIVQTLQSKNIRTSLFIDADVNMIEHAAKLGVDRIEYYTGPFAKEYYINKENAISSIKETVEIAHQLGLGINAGHDLNLDNLKFFKNNVPYLEEVSIGHAIVCDALYFGLENTIKMYLHQINA; encoded by the coding sequence ATGGTAAATTTGTCAGTAAACATTAATAAAATTGCGCTAATCAGAAATTCAAGAGGAAGCAATTACCCAAATTTGATTGAAGTTGCAAAAGATTGTGAAAGATTTGGAGCAAATGGAATTACAGTACATCCAAGACCAGATGAAAGACACGTGAAATTTGATGATCTATTGCCATTGAAAAATATTGTAACCACAGAATTAAATGTAGAAGGTTATCCAAGTCAATATTTTATAGATAAAATTTTAGCAATAAAACCACATCAATGCACATTAGTACCAGATGCAGATAATCAACTGACATCAGACCACGGTTGGGATACAATAAAAAATTTCGATTTTCTAAAAGATATAGTTCAAACTCTTCAATCAAAAAATATTAGAACTTCATTGTTTATTGATGCAGATGTTAATATGATAGAACATGCAGCAAAACTTGGCGTAGACAGAATAGAATACTACACAGGACCATTTGCAAAAGAATATTATATCAATAAAGAAAATGCAATTTCGTCTATCAAAGAAACTGTAGAAATTGCACATCAACTAGGCTTAGGCATAAATGCTGGCCACGATTTGAATTTAGATAACCTAAAATTTTTCAAAAATAATGTACCATATCTTGAAGAAGTATCTATTGGTCATGCCATTGTTTGCGATGCACTCTACTTCGGATTAGAAAATACGATAAAAATGTATTTGCACCAAATAAATGCATAA